The Streptococcus oralis genome segment TCTATTGTCTGATGACAAGGTCACACCACCTTCAAGCTCACTTCCTGAAACACTAATCCAGCTAGTTGCATCTGAAACTGTCAGTTGAATGGTAGCCGTTTCCTTACTCGTTTTATAGCGAGCTTCAATACGGTTCCCTTCACCTGAAACGGTAATAGTTGATTCCACAGTAGAAGATGAGCTAGACGTCTGACTGCTAGAAGATGAACTAGTTGAGGTTGTTGAAGTGGTTGAGCTAACAACACTATAATTAGGCGAAGAAGGACGCGTTGGTTGAGTCTGGATATAATTCCAAACATAATAAGTCACAAAAATTAAAATCGACAAAGCAAATAGAACGAAATAAAACAAGGGGAGGTGAGACGTTTTTTTCTTATTTGATCGTCTGCGACCAGACAAGTCTTCTTCATCAACATCTACCTCTTCGTAGGTAATCATGCTTCCCGAATCATAGGCATCCAAAATGATTCGCTCGTCCAATTCAACCGCCCAGGCATATTTTCTTAAAAAAGAACGAGCATAAAATGAACTAGGAAGTTGATCAAAATCATCAGCCTCCATAGCCTCTAATAAATTCATCTGAATATCCGTTTTTGCCTGCAGTTCTTCTATACTCAATCCCTGATTAATTCTGGCTAGACGCAGAACCTCACCAATTGTTTTTTTTCTCATACGTACCATTCCTTCTTTCTAGGGTTACTTATCTTTTAAGCTGGAAAGATTGTAAAATCAACTAGATCACCACCATCTATCAAACGATGACCTGCTTCAAGAACATCGTCTAAAGTAATTTCTTGTAAAATTTTTGGTAAATCAAAAATAGTTTCTCCTCTGTCGACTGGTTCATACTGTGTCGCAATAAACTCCAAGGAGTTCATACTACTAAAAAATTCCCCAAACATCTCACTCTTAACAAGATCGAGATGTTCCTCTGTAAGATCTGAATCTTTCGTAAAGTTGTGAATAGCCTTTCGAAATTGATGAGACAAAGAAACAGGTTCTTTCGTTTCCATCGTCAACATCACAAAATGAAAGCGACTGTTGACTTCAACCTCAAGTGACAATGACGCATCCAACTTCCCTGTCTCATATAACTTTTGAAATCGCTCAGAAGTCCAACCAAACAGCATCGTAAACAATAATTTTAGCAAAACATTATAACGGTAGCAATCTGCCTCTGCCACCTCACCTGTTCCCCTAATTCCAACAGCAAGTTTTGGAGAAGAAACCTCCATCCGGAGACTGTCTGTTTCTTTGACAGCTTGTAAAGTAAGCTTCTCCTTCCTTACTACCATTTCTTCCAAGTCTCTAAGTTTCTTTTGTGAAAAATACTTCTCAACCGCATCTACATCAAAATTCCCAACTAAAAACAAAGACATATTGACAGGTTTGTAAAAGGCTGTAAAGTTATTTTTTAAGTCATTTAGCTGGATATTGTTAATTGACTTTTCACTTCCAACAATATCTGCTGCCAGAGGAGTATTGGGATAAAGATTTGCTAATGTTGCAAAAAACAGACGCGAATCTGGATCGTCTTGGTACATCTCACGTTCCTGTTGGATAATTTCCCTCTCTCGCTCAACTGACTCTTCTGTAAAATGAGCAACTGTTACCAATTCTTCAAGCAAATCCAAATTTTCTGATAAATGATCTATTGTTGAAAACAAATAGCTCGTCTTTGTAAAACTTGTAAAAGCATTGCTATCAGCTCCCAAGCGTGTAAAAGACTCCATAACATCTTCAGCATTTTCTCTCTCAAACAGTTTGTGTTCAAGAAAATGTGCAATTCCAGCTGGATAACACTGTAAACCTTTTTCAGATAGTGTAAAGCTTGTGTCTACTGAGCCAAATCGAACTGTTACAACTCCGTAAACTTCATTAAATTGTTTCTTAGGAAGGAGAGAAACTGTCAATCCATTTGATAGACGAGTCTGATAAACCGTCTCCTTTACAGCAGGATAGTATTTTTCTTCAAAGGTAACTGGTGTCATTCTATTCCTTCCATAAAGTATATCGCTTGTAACCGAACACTATTTGCTGCTTTGCAGATAGCTTCTTTATCAACTTGATTTAATTTTTCAATCCAATTGTCAAAATCTGATGTAGATTTCCCTAACAAACTATTCAAGTAAACTCGCTCGATTAGTGAGCTCTGACTATCTTGCGCAAGCAATAAGGTTCTGCGAATCATCTCCTTAGTCTGTTCAATCTCCAAATCTGTAAAATTACCTTTCTTTAGTTCAAGTAATTGATGATTCATCAGTTTTCTGGCTTGATTGCGCTTTTCCCGATCAATGCCAGCATACATCCTCAATTGACCACTAAATAAATCCAATTGACTGGAGATAGTGTAGGCTAGACCAGCATTTTCCCGAACATTTGTAAAAAGCTTAGAGTGAGCAAAACCACCTAACAGACCATTCATTACTACCATGGCCAAATGATGCTTGTCTCCATAGCTCGTAGAACAATGGTAAGCCAATTCCAAAACAGATTGGCCCACATTCTTACGAACCATTCCTTCCCGAAGGACATTTGAATATGGTTGTTTGTACTGAGGCTTGACATCGATTTGACGCCCAGTAAAGGAGAATGACCTCAACCACTCCTTCACTTCAACTTCATTAAAATCACCTAAGAAAAAGAAATCAATCCGATCTTTGTTGAGAGCATCTTGAAAGCAAGTGTAGCTACTTCCCGGAGACTCATTTGAAATGCGATTTCGTAAATCACTATATCTCAATTGAAGACGCTCATCATGGAAGAACAAGCTATCCAACTCCTTATGAGCAAAATAAAATGAATCATCCATATCAGTAGCTAGACTAGCCAATAACTGTTTTCTTTCAATTTCAAATAAGGCTGGCTCAAAAGCACCATCTTGAGCTAAGGGGGCAAATAAAGTCTGTCTCACCAGTTCAAAAATTTGAGAAGTCAAGACATTCTTTTTGCTTAAAAAATCATCCCTCACATAGGTAAATGTTAGGTCAAGAATATGTACCTGTCCCCTACGATAAGCACTTGTGGAAATATCCGTTCCATATAAACTTGCCAAATATCTGCGAAAAGCTTGAGATGTTGGGTGAGCTTTATTGGCAGTTTCCAACATACTTGCACTTAACATGCGTCCCGCTATTGTCTCAAGAGATAAGGGAGCAGTAAAACGAATAGTGATTTTATTTGTTTTAAACTTTTTGGATTGAATAAAATTTGCTGAAATTCCAGACACCAACTCCATACCTTACCTCCTTACATATAGAGTTCTATTATACCACGAAAATCAAAATTTTTCTTGTTCTCTTTATAGCTTTCAAAAGTAAAATCGTTTTCATTTCGACTGACTTTCCTTCAGCTATTTCAGGGAAAATATGGTATAATACCAAAGATTGAGGTGAATTATGGAATACAAATTATTTGAAGAATTTATTACGCTCCAAGCCCTTCTAAAAGAGCTTGGAATTATACAGAGCGGTGGTGCTATTAAATCCTTTTTAATGGAGCATCAAGTTTACTTTAATGGTGAATTAGAAAATAGACGTGGAAAAAAAATCCGTATTGGAGATACGATTGACATTCCTGATTTAAAGATTGACATCACCTTGACACAACCAAGTTTAAAAGAGCAAGAAGAATACCAAGCAGATAAGATTGAAAAAGAGCGGATTGCTAAACTTGTCAAAGAGATGAATAAGGGTGTAAAGAAAGAGAAACAAAAAACTACTTCATCACCTAAAGTCAAACAAGCTCCACGTTTTCCAGGAAGATAATCATGTGGCTCCAGCATTTAACAATAAAAACCTTTCGAAACTACAAAGAGGCAAAAATTGATTTCAATCCAAAATTAAACGTCTTTTTAGGCCAAAATGCTCAAGGAAAAACCAATATTCTAGAAGCAATCTATTTCTTAGCCTTGACACGTAGTCATCGTACTCGGACAGATAAAAATCTCATTCATTTTGATGAAGAACAACTCCATCTTTCTGGCATGCTACAGAAAAAAACAGGTTCTATCCCTCTAGAAATTGATTTAACACCAAAAGGGCGTGTGACTAAAGTCAATCACTTAAAACAAGCTCGTCTCTCAGACTACATCGGACATATGAATGTGGTTCTCTTCGCACCTGAGGATCTCCAATTAATTAAAGGAGCACCCTCCGTTCGTCGAAAATTTATAGACATCGAACTGGGACAAATTAAACCAATTTACTTGTCAGACCTGTCAAACTACAACCATATACTCAAGCAAAGAAATACGTATCTAAAATCTAGCCATAAGATTGACGAAACTTTTCTGTCAGTCTTAGATGATCAGTTAGTAGAGTATGGTTGTCGCGTTATAAAGCATCGAATAAAATTCATTAAAGATTTAGAGAAATTTGGTCAAAAAAAACACTTAGAAATTTCAAATAAATTAGAAGAGCTGTCAATATCTTATCAATCATCTGTCAACTTCACTAATGAAGAACAGCTAACTAGTTCTTTTAAAATGGCTTTAGAAAAAAGTAGATCAAGAGACTTATTTAAAAAGAATACTGGTGTTGGCCCTCATCGAGATGATATTTCTTTCTATATCAATGGTATGGACGCTAGTTTTGGAAGTCAGGGTCAACATCGCAGTCTTGTACTCTCTATAAAATTAGCAGAAATAGAGTTAATGGAAAGTATTACTAAAGAATCTCCAATATTACTACTTGACGATGTTATGAGCGAACTTGACAACACTAGACAACTAAAATTATTAGAAACGATTTCACAATCTATCCAAACCTTTATCACAACAACAAGTTTAGACCACTTGCAAAATTTGCCAGAAAATCTTAGTATCTTCAATATCCAAAATGGTAAAATATCTGTAAACCCACATTGACAACTTTGTAAACAAAAAAGAACTCCTGAAATTCAGGAGTTCTTTTCTTCTTACATAGAGTAGTTTGGCGCCTCATTAGTGATTTGTACATCATGAGGATGGCTTTCTTTCAAACCTGCACCCGACATTTCAATAAATTGAGCATTGTCGTGTAGTTCTTTAAGGTTAGCTGCACCACAGTAACCCATACCAGAGCGAATACCTCCAATCATTTGGAAGACAATATCAGCTGCTGCTCCTTTATAGGCAACACGGCCTTCAATTCCTTCTGGAACAAGTTTGTTTGCTTCATTGACAGAACCTTGGAAGTAACGGTCACTTGAACCTTTCTTCATTGCAGCGATTGATCCCATACCACGGTAAGTCTTAAACTTACGTCCTTGGAAGATTTCCGTTTCACCTGGTGCTTCGTCTGTTCCAGCGAACATTGATCCAAGCATAACCGCATTTCCACCTGCAGCAAGGGCTTTTACAATATCTCCAGAATACTTGATTCCACCATCAGCAATAATCGTTTTTCCATATTCGCGCGCAACTGCTGCCGCATCATAGATTGCTGTAACTTGAGGAACTCCGACACCTGCAATCACACGAGTAGTACAGATAGAACCTGGTCCAATACCGACTTTGACAACATCTACACCAGCATCATAAAGAGCACGCGCACCTTCTGCAGTTGCAATATTACCAGCAATCAAAGTGCGATCTGGGAAATGAGCACGAATCTCAGCAATTTTACGTAGAACCCCAGCAGAGTGACCATGTGCAGTATCAATAACAATTGCGTCAGCTCCTGCTTCAAAGAGAGCCTCTGCACGTTCAAATGTATCTGAAGTGACACCCACCGCACCCGCAACTAGAAGACGACCAAATTCATCTTTCGCTGCATTTGGAAACTCAATCACTTTTTCAATATCTTTGATAGTAATCAAGCCAGAAAGACGACCTTCTTCGTCTACCAAAGGAAGTTTTTCAATACGGTGTTCTTGAAGAATGCTTTCAGCTGTTGCAAGATCTGTACCCACAGGAGCAGTAACAAGATTTTCACTGGTCATGTGGTTTGAGATTGGCTGATTGTAATCTGAAATAAAGCGAAGATCTCGGTTTGTCAAAATACCAACCAATTTACGATTTTCAAGTGTTTCCACAACTGGAACACCACTGATACGGTAGCGTCCCATCAGTTCGTCTGCTTCAGCAATAGTGTGTTCTGGAGTCAAGAAGAATGGATCAATAATGACACCATTTTCAGAACGTTTTACCTTGCGAACTTCATCTGCCTGTTGCGCAATAGACATATTTTTATGGATTACTCCAAGACCACCTGCACGAGCAATGGCAATGGCCATTTGACTTTCTGTGACCGTGTCCATGGCGGCTGTAATAATTGGGATATTTAAAGTCAGATTATCTGCCAATTTTGTTGTTAAATCTGCATCATTAGGCAACACATGACTTTCTGATGGAATGAGCAATACATCATCAAAGGTAAAACCTTTTTTCAAAAATTTAGTGTCCCAATTAGACATTGAAGTTTCCTCTTTTCTTTCTTTTTGAGCTTGACTCTTTTTGTATTGTATCTATCATACCATTCTATGAAAATTTGTCAATTATATTTATAACAGAAAACATAAAAAAAACTATCCCTGTGATTCTATGGAAGAGATAGTTTTACGATTCATATTTTATCTATTATTTAAAATAATTTAGTCCCATCGCTCCCTTAACTTCAGATAGAGTTTGCCCTGCAACCTCACGAGCTTTTTCACTACCTTTTTGAAGCATATTGTACACTTCACCCATATCCTTAGCAAATTCGATACGGCGCTCACGAATAGGACCAAGTTCGCGTTCGAGTATTTCAAGTAGATAACGCTTCGTCTTCACATCGCCAAGACCACCACGTTGATAGTGTTCTTTCATCTCTGCAATGTCTTGAGCATCTTCAGGACGACCAAACACATCTAGATAATGGAACACCATATTTCCTTCAATCCTACCTGGATCCTCAACCCGAATATGGTCCGGATCAGTATACATACTCATGACTTTTTTACGCAAGGTATCCGCATCATCGGCTAGATAAATACCATTATTAAGGGATTTAGACATTTTAGCATTTCCATCTAACCCAGGCAAACGTCCTGCTCTCTCATTTTCTGGATATATCCCTTCTGGTTCCACCAAGACATCACAGTTATATGCGTTGTTAAAAGAACGAACAATCTCGCGAGTTTGCTCAATCATTGGTTTTTGGTCTGTTCCTACAGGAACATAATTAGCCTTGAAGGCAGTAATATCTGCTGCTTGCGCAATTGGATAAACCAAAAATCCTGTCGGAATACTTTCTCCAAACCCTTTCTGAGCAATCTCTGTTTTCACTGTAGGATTGCGCTCCAAACGAGCTAATGAGACTAGATTCATATAGTACATAGATAGTTCAGCCAACTCTGGAATTTGACTTTGAATAAAGATAGTTGATTTACTTGGATCCAATCCAACTGCTAAATAATCCAAGGCAACATTCCCAATCGATTCTACAATCGTTTGAGGGTCTTTGGCGTGATCTGTCAAGGCTTGTTGGTCAGCCAAAAAAACAAACATGTCATACTTGTCTTCTTCCTGCAGCAATACTCTATTTTTAAGACTCCCAACATAATGTCCAATATGCAGTTTTCCTGTTGGGCGATCTCCTGTTAAAATAATGGGTTTCGTCATTTTTTTCTCCTTCGAAATGGTCTCTTCAATTATAGCATTTTTTTGTTAAAATAACAGAAAATTATTTAAATCAAACAACTAACTCATTGTAAACAAACCTGTAAACTTAATTGACATAAAATTGACAAACAAAAATTTGAATATTTTCCTCTTTTCTAGTAGAATAAATGTATTACATATTATAGGAGAAAAACATTGCTTACAGTATCTGATGTTTCACTACGTTTTAGTGATCGCAAACTTTTTGATGATGTCAATATCAAATTTACAGAAGGAAATACATACGGATTAATTGGTGCTAATGGTGCTGGGAAGTCTACATTCTTAAAAATCTTAGCTGGTGATATCGAGCCAACAACTGGTCACATCTCTCTTGGTCCAGATGAACGTCTCTCTGTCCTCCGTCAAAATCACTTTGACTATGAAGATGAACGTGCAATTGATGTTGTTATCATGGGAAATGAAAAACTTTATAGCATCATGAAGGAAAAAGATGCTATTTACATGAAGGAAGATTTTTCCGATGAAGATGGTGTTCGTGCAGCTGAACTTGAAGGTGAATTTGCCGAACTTGGAGGCTGGGAGGCAGAGAGCGAAGCATCTCAACTACTTCAAAACCTAAATATTCCAGAAGAATTGCACTACCAAAACATGAGCGAATTGGCCAATGGTGAAAAAGTGAAGGTTCTCCTTGCTAAAGCCTTATTTGGTAAACCTGATGTTCTTCTTTTGGACGAGCCGACCAACGGTCTTGATATACAGTCTATTACTTGGTTAGAAGATTTCTTGATTGACTTTGATAACACCGTTATCGTTGTATCCCATGACCGCCACTTCTTAAACAAAGTATGTACCCACATGGCTGACCTTGACTTTGGAAAAATCAAACTCTATGTCGGAAACTACGACTTCTGGAAGGAATCTTCTGAGCTTGCTGCTAAATTGCTAGCAGACCGTAATGCCAAGGCAGAAGAAAAAATTAAACAATTGCAAGAATTCGTTGCTCGATTCTCTGCCAACGCTTCTAAGTCAAGACAGGCAACGTCTCGTAAAAAAATGCTTGACAAGATTGAGCTAGAAGAGATTGTGCCATCTAGTCGTAAATATCCATTTATTAACTTTAAAGCAGAACGTGAGATTGGTAATGATCTCTTGACAGTAGAAAATCTAACTGTAAAGATTGATGGTGAAACTATCCTAGACAATATTAGTTTCATCTTGCGTCCAGGTGATAAGACAGCTCTTATTGGACAAAATGACATCCAAACTACTGCATTAATTCGTGCAATCATGGGTGATATCGACTATGAAGGAACTGTCAAGTGGGGAGTTACTACTAGCCGTTCTTACTTACCAAAAGATAACTCTGCTGATTTTGCAGGAGGAGAGTCAATCCTTGACTGGTTGCGTCAATTTGCAAGTAAAGAAGAAGATGACAATACCTTCCTACGTGGTTTCCTTGGTCGTATGCTCTTTTCTGGAGATGAGGTTAACAAACCTGTAAACGTCTTATCAGGGGGAGAAAAAGTGCGTGTCATGCTTTCAAAACTCATGCTCTTGAAATCAAATGTCCTTGTACTTGATGATCCAACAAACCACTTGGACTTGGAATCTATCTCAAGCTTGAACGATGGATTGAAAAACTTTAAAGAATCAATCATCTTTGCCAGTCATGACCATGAGTTCATCCAAACTTTGGCAAACCATATCATTGTTTTGTCTAAGAATGGCGTCATTGATCGTATCGATGAAACCTATGATGAATTCCTAGAAAATGCAGAAGTACAAGCAAAAGTTAAAGAACTTTGGAAAGATTAAATAAGACTTCAAAACTCAGTTGGGGTAACCAACTGAGTTTTCTATCATTCTATGAGGTAACATGAAATCATTTTTTAAAACACATTGGACCTATTTTGTTTCTTTCATAATTCCTTTAGTAATTATGACTGGAGTATACCTAACTCAAGGTATCTACTGGAATAGCAATACATCTCCACTATTAGGAGACGGTTTTCATCAATACGTTATTTTTGATGTAGCTTTACGAAATATTTTACATGGAAATGGCAGTTTGTTTTACACCTTTACAAGTGGCCTCGGACTGAATTTCTATGCTCTATCTAGTTATTACTTGGGTAGCTTTCTCTCACCTCTAGTTTACTTTTTTAATCTGTCGAATATGCCAGATGCTGTTTATCTGACCACTCTATTAAAATTTGGATTGATTGGTCTGTCAACCTTCTTTAGTTTGAATAGATTATTTAAAGATATCCCAAAATTTTTAAAACTTGCCTTATCTACTTCCTATGCTTTAATGAGCTTCACTGTCAGTCAGTTAGAGATAAAAACCTGGCTAGATGTTTTTATCTTGATTCCTTTAATTATAACTGGTTTACACCTGCTTATAACACAAAAGAAGCGCCTACTATACTTTACAAGTTTGTCAATCTTATTTATTCAAAATTATTATTTTGGGTATATGACAGCATTGTTTCTTATTTTCTGGTATCTTTGCCAAATTTCTTGGGACTTTAAAACTCGAAAATCATCTTTTTTTGATTTTGTAGTTACCTCCTTTTTAGCAGGAATGGCTAGTTTGATTATGACTCTTCCTACACTGTTTGATTTACAAACTCATGGGGAGAAGTTAACTGCCATCACAAAATTGAAAACAGATAGTAGTTGGTATCTGGATATTTTCGCAAAACAATTCATTGGATCTTTTGATACAACTAAATATGGATCTATACCAATGATTTTTGTTGGATTGCTTCCCTTTATTTTAACCATTCTATTTTTTACAATAAAATCCATAAGGTTTCACGTGAAACTTATCTATGCAATTTTCTTTACTTTTTTAATAACAAGCTTTTACATAGAAGCACTTGATTTATTTTGGCAAGGGATGCATACCCCAAATATGTTTTTGCATCGCTATGCTTGGATTTTTTCCACTCTGTTAATTTATACTGCAGCAGAAGTCTTAAATCGTCTGAAAGAACTGAAGCTCTGGAATCTATTTGTCTCACTTTTTCTTGTGCTAACAGGATTTTTGGCTACTGTGTATTTTAAATCACACTATTCTTTTCTAACAGATTTGAATATCCTACTCACTCTTGAATTTCTACTGGTTTATGCTCTTTTACTTCTTGCAGTCATTAAAAAATTTATCTCTGTAAATCTATTTGCAATTCTTTTGTCTTTATTTATAACAGTTGAGATAAGCTTAAATGCTTCATCTCAAATGGAAGGAATAGCTAAAGAATGGGCCTTTGCTTCTCGTAGCGCCTATAATAGAGATATCACCGCTATGGAATCCATTCTAAACCAAATTGACGATCCATTTACACGTACTGAGAAACTGCAAATTCAGACTGGAAATGACAGTATGAAATTTAAATACAATGGAATCTCTCAATTTTCATCTGTACGAAATCGTTCAGCTAGCACTAGTTTGGATAAACTGGGATTCAAATCCTCTGGAACCAACCTCAATCTCCGTTATGCAAATAACAGTATTTTAGCAGACAGTTTATTTGGAATCCAGTACAATATTTCTGAAACTTCACTTGATAAATATGGATTTCAAGAGATTTATCAAAAGGATTATTTAACCTTATATAAAAATCAACTCTCTTTACCAATTGCTTTTGCCACTCAATCTATTTACAAAGATGTAAACTTTAACAATCACACTCTAGATAATCAGGCCTTATTTATAAACCAGCTTGCTAATCTCAACTTAGATTACTTCTCCCAAATAGCATATGATAAAACAGATACTTCAGATGGTTTAACGAGCATCACAGGTTCCGCTAATGAAGATGCAAAGATTGATTATCAAATTGAGGTTCCTCAAAATAGCCAAGTCTATCTCTCTTTTTCAAATCTTCATTTTACAAACGATAAGCAAAAGAAAGTTGACATCCTTGTCAACGGTGAAAAAAAGACTTTTACAACTGACAATGCTTTTAATTTCTTTAATTTAGGTTATACTGAAGAACAAAAAACTTTCAATATCAGTGTTAGTTTCCCTGGAAATTCTCAGGTGTCATTTGAATCTCCAACCTTCTATCGTTTAGATACTCAGGCTCTTACTGAGGCAATCCAAAAGATTAAAGAACAACCTGTAGAAGTATCCACCTCTAAAAATAAAGTCTTTGCTACATATGAAGTAAAACAAGATACCTCTATTTTCTTCACTATTCCTTATGACAAAGGTTGGTCTGCATACCAGGATGGGAAAAAACTTGAAATCAAGCAGGCTCAAACTGGTTTTATGAAAGTTGATGTTCCAAAAGGAAAAGGCACCATTACACTTTCCTTTATTCCCAATGGTTTTGTTATTGGAGTAGTCTCCTCAGTAACTGCCCTTCTTCTTTTTGGGATCTATAATCACAGACGAAATTTATCTAAGACATAAAAAGATTGACCAATTCCTTGGTCAATCTTTTTAATTTTCTTCCATTTTCTTAGGTTGATAAGCTAGCATACCTAAAGCAGTAAAGAAAGCTAGTGTTATAATAAGGAAAATCACTTGGTGATGAATATTTCCTGTCATAGAGATTGTTTGTCGTAAACCTGATACAGAGTAACTCATTGGTAACCAAGGATTGACACCCTTAAAGAAATCATTTGTCAAAGCAAGTGGATAGGTCCCTGCACTTGATGCTAACTGTAATAAAAGTAAAATAAGAGAGAAGAAAGCTCCTATACGGCTATTCCAAGTTGTTAAAGCTGTCACCATAGACATGAAAGCTAAACTTGTGATGATAATTAGAATCAAGGTCCTCATCTCATGGTTCGCAGTCAATCCAATAAGATGGACACCTCCATAAACTAAAATACCTGCTAAGACAGCTATAATCCCATTTATTTCAGAGCGAGACTTCAACCAAGCCCAACGACTCTCTGGATGACGTCCAGAAGGTAACTTAGCAAAAATCATATTGGTAGATATAGCAGCAACAAAAAGAGCAACTGATATCATATAAGGAGCCATGGCAATCCCATTTACAGGAACTTGGTCGTTATCTGTTTTTGAAAGAACTAGAGGTTCAGATAATGTTTCTGCATTTTTAGATTCTGTTGAAGCTGATTTAAGTTGATTGTTAGCATTGCCTAATCCTTGTCCTAATGAATCAACTCCTGTCTGTAAATCTTCAAGACCAGAGGTTAAGCTTGTCCCACCTTCTGCTAGTTTTCCAGCACCATCTGCAATCTTCATAGCACCACTTCCTAGTTGAGATGCTGCAGAAAGTAACTGTGTTGATTTATCTGTTAATTGATCAGAGCCAAATTGTAATTTAGTAAGACCTGCTATTAACTCTGGACTCTTATTATTCAATTGAGCAGAACCAGATGACAAACTTTCTATACCTGATACTAATTCTGGAGCTTTTCCAGCTAACGCATCTACTCCAGCTGTCAAGGTTGATGTGTTTTCTGTCAACTTACTTGATCCAGAAACTAATTGATCTAGACTAGTTGTTAAACTTGCATTCTTTTCACTTAGTTTATTGACACCTATAGAAATAGTATCCAGTCCTTTAGTGTAGTTTACAACTCCTTTTTCAATTGACTGACTTCCAGGAACTAACTGATTGTTGACAGTGGTTTGCAATGTTGTAAATCCATTTGACAAGGTTGTCAATGAGCTAGATGCTGCAGGTAAGAGTTGATTTGCTTTCGTCTGCACATCAGATAGATTAGTTACTTGTTGTTCTGAATTCTCTATACTTTCTTTCAATCCTCCTACTGTCGTTAAAATTGTTTTTGCTGACTCAATAGTAGAATTAGAATTTTTAGAAATAGCTTCTGTCAGTTCTTTCTTTTGTTCCTCTGTAAGAGATTGATAAGTAGCTGTTGATTGAAGGTTCGCAAGAGTTTTTTCTTGTTCTGTCTGACTTTTAGTCACAATATCCTGAGCAAGATTTGTTAGATTTGGCAAAGCTTCTGACAATGTACTTTTCAGTTGAGTATTATCTGAGATTGTAAGAGCTTGTAGTGTTTTATTTAGTTCTCCTAAACTAGTTGCCAATTGAGCTATTTCTTCATTCTGTTGAGATGAGGACTCTAATTGACTTGAAATTTCTTTAATACCAGTATTTAACTGCTCCATTCCATCTCTTAGTGTATCTGATTGATCAGATAACTGACTCGTTCCGTTAGAAAGTTTTGCTACACTATTTATATAAGCATTTACACCAACTGAAAATTGATTGAGACCTGTATCCAGTTGTGAAACGCCACCTGTATAGGA includes the following:
- the rodZ gene encoding cytoskeleton protein RodZ, with the protein product MRKKTIGEVLRLARINQGLSIEELQAKTDIQMNLLEAMEADDFDQLPSSFYARSFLRKYAWAVELDERIILDAYDSGSMITYEEVDVDEEDLSGRRRSNKKKTSHLPLFYFVLFALSILIFVTYYVWNYIQTQPTRPSSPNYSVVSSTTSTTSTSSSSSSQTSSSSSTVESTITVSGEGNRIEARYKTSKETATIQLTVSDATSWISVSGSELEGGVTLSSDNRNAKTTVSTKEPVTITLGVVKGVTLTVDNQTIDTSKLTTQTGTVTLTFTID
- the yfmH gene encoding EF-P 5-aminopentanol modification-associated protein YfmH, which encodes MTPVTFEEKYYPAVKETVYQTRLSNGLTVSLLPKKQFNEVYGVVTVRFGSVDTSFTLSEKGLQCYPAGIAHFLEHKLFERENAEDVMESFTRLGADSNAFTSFTKTSYLFSTIDHLSENLDLLEELVTVAHFTEESVEREREIIQQEREMYQDDPDSRLFFATLANLYPNTPLAADIVGSEKSINNIQLNDLKNNFTAFYKPVNMSLFLVGNFDVDAVEKYFSQKKLRDLEEMVVRKEKLTLQAVKETDSLRMEVSSPKLAVGIRGTGEVAEADCYRYNVLLKLLFTMLFGWTSERFQKLYETGKLDASLSLEVEVNSRFHFVMLTMETKEPVSLSHQFRKAIHNFTKDSDLTEEHLDLVKSEMFGEFFSSMNSLEFIATQYEPVDRGETIFDLPKILQEITLDDVLEAGHRLIDGGDLVDFTIFPA
- the yfmF gene encoding EF-P 5-aminopentanol modification-associated protein YfmF, with the translated sequence MELVSGISANFIQSKKFKTNKITIRFTAPLSLETIAGRMLSASMLETANKAHPTSQAFRRYLASLYGTDISTSAYRRGQVHILDLTFTYVRDDFLSKKNVLTSQIFELVRQTLFAPLAQDGAFEPALFEIERKQLLASLATDMDDSFYFAHKELDSLFFHDERLQLRYSDLRNRISNESPGSSYTCFQDALNKDRIDFFFLGDFNEVEVKEWLRSFSFTGRQIDVKPQYKQPYSNVLREGMVRKNVGQSVLELAYHCSTSYGDKHHLAMVVMNGLLGGFAHSKLFTNVRENAGLAYTISSQLDLFSGQLRMYAGIDREKRNQARKLMNHQLLELKKGNFTDLEIEQTKEMIRRTLLLAQDSQSSLIERVYLNSLLGKSTSDFDNWIEKLNQVDKEAICKAANSVRLQAIYFMEGIE
- the yaaA gene encoding S4 domain-containing protein YaaA, whose protein sequence is MEYKLFEEFITLQALLKELGIIQSGGAIKSFLMEHQVYFNGELENRRGKKIRIGDTIDIPDLKIDITLTQPSLKEQEEYQADKIEKERIAKLVKEMNKGVKKEKQKTTSSPKVKQAPRFPGR
- the recF gene encoding DNA replication/repair protein RecF (All proteins in this family for which functions are known are DNA-binding proteins that assist the filamentation of RecA onto DNA for the initiation of recombination or recombinational repair.) encodes the protein MWLQHLTIKTFRNYKEAKIDFNPKLNVFLGQNAQGKTNILEAIYFLALTRSHRTRTDKNLIHFDEEQLHLSGMLQKKTGSIPLEIDLTPKGRVTKVNHLKQARLSDYIGHMNVVLFAPEDLQLIKGAPSVRRKFIDIELGQIKPIYLSDLSNYNHILKQRNTYLKSSHKIDETFLSVLDDQLVEYGCRVIKHRIKFIKDLEKFGQKKHLEISNKLEELSISYQSSVNFTNEEQLTSSFKMALEKSRSRDLFKKNTGVGPHRDDISFYINGMDASFGSQGQHRSLVLSIKLAEIELMESITKESPILLLDDVMSELDNTRQLKLLETISQSIQTFITTTSLDHLQNLPENLSIFNIQNGKISVNPH